The Thiobacillus sp. genome contains a region encoding:
- a CDS encoding DUF3301 domain-containing protein has product MTLELGLFAMLAILAWHWWDGLQKRELALVAAQRACAQAGVQFLDASVSLRKMSLRRDENQRARFYREFAFEYSASGDDRQVGRVYMLGARVLSASLIQAGANVFPWR; this is encoded by the coding sequence ATGACCCTGGAACTGGGTCTGTTCGCCATGCTGGCCATATTGGCCTGGCACTGGTGGGATGGCCTGCAGAAAAGGGAATTGGCCCTGGTGGCCGCCCAGAGGGCTTGCGCCCAGGCCGGGGTCCAGTTTCTGGACGCCTCGGTTTCCCTTCGAAAGATGAGCCTGCGTCGCGACGAGAACCAGCGCGCCCGGTTCTATAGGGAGTTCGCCTTCGAGTATTCCGCTTCCGGCGATGACCGTCAGGTGGGACGGGTCTACATGCTGGGCGCCCGGGTATTGTCCGCAAGCCTGATCCAGGCGGGTGCCAACGTGTTCCCCTGGCGCTAG
- a CDS encoding AF1514 family protein → MSDNDTSGAACIPRRPPDYSHVQVIDLQPDPMPDDYRAAMKLAAETAEQTIGEHMLISWYDRDRDFESPQHSSECHQDSAVPGYVDYGLNHGARLKVDIGAGRFVFFFMPLDME, encoded by the coding sequence ATGTCCGACAACGACACCTCAGGCGCCGCCTGCATCCCCCGGCGGCCACCGGATTACAGCCATGTCCAGGTCATCGACCTGCAACCGGACCCCATGCCGGACGATTACCGCGCCGCCATGAAGCTGGCCGCTGAAACCGCCGAGCAAACCATCGGCGAGCACATGCTGATTTCCTGGTACGACCGTGACCGGGACTTCGAATCCCCCCAGCACAGCAGCGAATGCCACCAGGACAGCGCCGTGCCGGGCTACGTGGACTATGGCCTGAACCACGGTGCCCGCCTCAAGGTGGACATCGGCGCAGGGCGCTTCGTGTTCTTCTTCATGCCCCTGGATATGGAGTAA
- the mutS gene encoding DNA mismatch repair protein MutS, with the protein MMQQYLRIKADHPDMLVFYRMGDFYELFHDDAEKAARLLDITLTTRGASAGQPIRMAGVPFHAAEQYLARLARLGESVAICEQIGDPKTSKGPVERQVVRIVTPGTVTDEALLEDKTDPLMLAIAPGRLEGKAILGLAWLTLTSGRFAAKTVAPDRLGAELVRLNPSEILLPEGFADLALDALKAALTRRADWQFDGERGHRLLCEHFGTADLTAFGLEDSPLLQAAAGLLLDYARHTQRTALPHVTGCQVEQDSEYVLLDAAARRTLEISETLRGEAAPTLFSELDACRTAMGSRLLRHWLHHPLRDRARLARRQGVLAALMDAPSCCDATREVLKGTADLERIAARVALKSARPRDLAGLRDGLARLPALAAALAPAGPALTTLTDRFAFPALPLDHLTRALKPEPGLVLREGGVIADGFDAELDQLRQLQSGCGEFLMQMEQRERERTGIANLRVEYNKVSGFFIEVSRAQADKVPADYHRRQTLKNVERYLTPELKAFENDYLSAAERALAREKLLYEALLEDLAGHMNALQRVARAVAEADLLTGHAQLARERRHVIPAFSDTWGISIQRGRHPVVEPRVEAFIPNDLDLNPTRRMLLITGPNMGGKSTYMRQVAHIVLLACCGLCVPAESAVIGPVDQIFTRVGSSDDLAGGRSTFMVEMTETAGILHGATEHSLILMDEIGRGTSTFDGISIAWAVARHMAEKTRAYTLFATHYFELTQLTQEFRTLANVHLDAVETPSGLTFLHAVEEGPASQSYGLQVARLAGVPGIVITAARRKLVLLENMQVSQAGQGDLFAPLPAPVPVASPLEDRLAGISPDGLSPREALEILYELKDMADSSS; encoded by the coding sequence ATGATGCAGCAATACCTGCGCATCAAGGCCGATCACCCGGACATGCTGGTGTTCTACCGCATGGGGGATTTCTACGAGCTGTTCCACGATGACGCGGAGAAGGCGGCCCGGTTGCTGGACATCACCCTCACCACCCGGGGGGCGTCGGCGGGGCAGCCCATCCGCATGGCCGGGGTGCCGTTCCACGCGGCGGAGCAATACCTGGCCCGTCTGGCCCGGCTGGGGGAGTCCGTGGCCATCTGCGAGCAGATCGGCGACCCGAAGACCAGCAAGGGGCCGGTGGAGCGGCAGGTGGTGCGCATCGTCACCCCGGGCACGGTAACCGACGAGGCCCTGCTGGAGGACAAGACCGATCCCCTCATGCTGGCCATCGCCCCCGGGCGGTTGGAGGGCAAGGCCATCCTGGGCCTGGCCTGGCTGACCCTGACCAGCGGCCGTTTCGCCGCCAAGACCGTGGCCCCGGACCGCCTGGGGGCCGAACTGGTGCGTCTGAACCCCAGCGAGATTCTCTTGCCGGAGGGGTTTGCCGACCTCGCCCTGGACGCCCTGAAAGCCGCCCTCACCCGCCGGGCGGACTGGCAGTTCGACGGAGAGCGGGGCCACCGCCTGCTGTGCGAGCACTTCGGCACGGCGGACCTGACCGCCTTCGGCCTGGAGGACTCCCCCCTGCTCCAGGCCGCCGCCGGGCTGCTGCTGGACTACGCCCGTCACACCCAGCGCACCGCCCTACCCCATGTGACCGGCTGCCAGGTGGAACAGGACAGCGAATACGTGCTGCTGGACGCCGCCGCCCGCCGCACCCTGGAAATCTCCGAAACCCTGCGGGGGGAAGCGGCCCCCACCCTGTTTTCCGAGCTGGATGCCTGCCGCACCGCCATGGGCAGCCGGCTCTTGCGCCACTGGCTGCATCACCCCCTGCGGGACCGGGCCCGGCTGGCCCGCCGCCAGGGGGTACTGGCGGCCCTCATGGACGCGCCCTCCTGCTGCGACGCCACCCGGGAAGTGCTTAAGGGCACGGCGGACCTGGAACGCATCGCCGCCCGGGTTGCCCTGAAAAGCGCCCGCCCCCGGGATCTGGCAGGCCTGCGGGACGGCCTTGCCCGGCTACCGGCCCTGGCTGCCGCCCTGGCTCCGGCGGGCCCGGCCCTGACCACACTGACGGACCGGTTCGCTTTTCCCGCCCTCCCCCTGGACCACCTCACCCGGGCCCTGAAGCCGGAACCGGGCCTGGTGCTGCGGGAAGGGGGCGTCATCGCCGATGGCTTCGATGCCGAACTGGACCAGTTGCGCCAGCTGCAATCCGGCTGCGGCGAATTCCTCATGCAAATGGAGCAGCGGGAGCGGGAACGCACGGGCATTGCCAACCTGCGGGTGGAATACAACAAGGTATCCGGCTTCTTCATCGAAGTGAGCCGGGCCCAGGCGGACAAGGTGCCGGCGGACTACCACCGGCGCCAGACCCTGAAGAACGTGGAACGCTATCTCACCCCGGAGCTGAAGGCCTTCGAGAACGACTACCTGTCTGCCGCCGAGCGGGCCCTGGCCCGGGAAAAGCTGCTCTATGAAGCCCTGCTGGAAGACCTGGCCGGCCACATGAACGCCTTGCAGCGGGTGGCCCGGGCGGTGGCGGAAGCCGACCTGCTCACCGGCCACGCCCAACTGGCACGGGAACGGCGCCACGTCATCCCGGCCTTCAGCGACACCTGGGGGATCAGTATCCAGCGGGGCCGCCATCCGGTGGTGGAACCCCGGGTGGAAGCCTTCATCCCCAACGACCTGGACCTCAACCCCACCCGCCGCATGCTGCTCATCACCGGCCCCAACATGGGCGGCAAGTCCACCTACATGCGCCAGGTGGCCCACATCGTCCTGCTGGCCTGCTGCGGGTTGTGCGTGCCGGCGGAGTCGGCGGTGATCGGCCCCGTGGACCAGATATTCACCCGGGTGGGCTCCTCCGACGACCTGGCCGGCGGCCGTTCCACCTTCATGGTGGAGATGACCGAGACCGCCGGCATCCTCCACGGCGCCACGGAACACAGCCTCATCCTCATGGACGAGATCGGCCGCGGCACCTCCACCTTCGACGGCATCAGCATCGCCTGGGCCGTGGCCCGCCACATGGCGGAAAAGACCCGGGCCTACACCCTGTTCGCCACCCATTATTTCGAGCTGACCCAGCTCACCCAGGAATTCCGCACCCTGGCCAACGTGCACCTGGACGCGGTGGAAACCCCCTCTGGCCTCACCTTCCTGCACGCGGTGGAGGAAGGCCCTGCCTCCCAGAGCTACGGCCTGCAGGTGGCCAGGCTGGCGGGCGTACCCGGCATCGTCATCACCGCCGCCCGGCGCAAGCTGGTGCTGCTGGAGAACATGCAGGTGAGCCAGGCAGGCCAGGGTGACCTGTTCGCCCCGCTGCCGGCCCCGGTACCCGTGGCCTCGCCCCTGGAGGACAGACTTGCAGGCATCAGCCCGGATGGCCTGTCCCCCCGGGAGGCCCTGGAAATCCTCTATGAACTCAAGGACATGGCTGATTCGTCGTCATGA